From Nitrospiria bacterium, one genomic window encodes:
- a CDS encoding phosphoribosyltransferase family protein: MFFKDRAEAAGLLAEKLSGYRGRNPLILAIPRGAVPMAEAIAEALDGDLDVVLVHKLAAPGQPELAIGSVDEKGHVYLGEYAGRLGVGDEYIVREKKAQMTVLRSRRARYTPVHPAVDPSGRVVIVVDDGIATGATMVASLRTVRARKPSKLIAATAVASREALPMIQELADEVVCLEVPEVFYAVGQFFLEFPQVSDEEVITILKRSRSRTGNLKR; this comes from the coding sequence ATGTTTTTTAAAGACCGGGCGGAAGCCGCAGGCTTATTGGCGGAGAAGTTGAGCGGGTACCGCGGGCGAAATCCGTTGATCTTGGCCATTCCTCGGGGCGCCGTTCCCATGGCCGAGGCGATCGCCGAGGCTCTGGACGGCGATTTGGATGTGGTTCTGGTGCACAAGCTGGCGGCGCCTGGTCAGCCCGAATTGGCGATCGGTTCGGTGGACGAGAAAGGGCATGTCTATTTGGGCGAGTATGCCGGCCGCTTGGGAGTCGGAGACGAATACATCGTCCGTGAAAAGAAAGCGCAGATGACGGTTTTGCGCAGCCGGCGCGCGCGCTATACGCCCGTACATCCCGCCGTTGATCCTTCGGGTCGCGTTGTGATTGTGGTGGATGACGGAATCGCCACGGGCGCCACCATGGTGGCTTCGCTCCGAACCGTGCGGGCCCGAAAGCCGTCTAAATTGATCGCCGCAACGGCGGTCGCATCCCGTGAGGCCTTGCCAATGATTCAAGAGCTGGCGGACGAGGTCGTTTGTCTGGAAGTTCCGGAAGTTTTTTATGCGGTCGGGCAATTTTTTCTTGAATTTCCCCAGGTCTCCGACGAAGAGGTGATCACAATCCTCAAGCGAAGCCGCTCCAGGACCGGCAACCTTAAACGATAG